The following are encoded together in the Halorubrum lacusprofundi ATCC 49239 genome:
- a CDS encoding glycosyltransferase family 4 protein, translating to MQTDELIANGMLAAGASVIYDIPLVVAIRGWADYTNAHGQYGWLKDASIRARTRLALHQTSEVIFISDTTSETFREQYPVTQYSVIGRPVDTDRYGTGRASDRETFDLLTVTNLRYEEKYDGVLTVLRALQPLFEEYPTLQYRVAGGGQYLDALRKYLGDYEYADRVTVLGFVEAVEGEFASANAFVYVSFLDSYGTVVLEAQAAGLPVIGGDAMGVPEAVGDAGEVCPPTPGGIRDALERLITDDDHRESLATQSGKKMATYNEECAAGHVDVWERVLDT from the coding sequence ATTCAAACGGACGAGCTGATAGCCAACGGAATGCTCGCTGCCGGTGCGTCGGTGATCTACGACATCCCGCTCGTTGTCGCGATTCGCGGATGGGCCGACTACACGAACGCCCATGGACAGTACGGCTGGCTCAAGGACGCCAGCATTCGCGCCCGAACCCGTCTCGCCCTCCACCAGACGTCTGAGGTGATATTCATCAGCGACACCACTAGTGAGACATTTCGCGAGCAGTATCCAGTTACCCAGTACTCTGTCATTGGCCGGCCCGTCGACACCGACCGGTACGGTACCGGCCGGGCAAGTGACCGAGAGACGTTCGACCTCCTCACCGTCACGAACCTGCGCTATGAAGAGAAGTACGATGGCGTCCTGACTGTGTTGCGCGCCCTCCAACCGCTGTTCGAAGAGTATCCGACACTCCAATACAGAGTCGCCGGCGGCGGACAGTATCTGGATGCGCTCCGCAAGTATCTCGGTGACTACGAATACGCCGACCGCGTGACCGTCCTCGGGTTCGTCGAGGCCGTCGAAGGCGAGTTCGCCAGCGCCAACGCATTCGTCTACGTGAGCTTTCTCGACTCTTACGGGACCGTAGTACTGGAAGCACAGGCCGCCGGCCTCCCCGTTATCGGCGGTGACGCCATGGGAGTTCCGGAAGCCGTCGGGGACGCCGGTGAGGTCTGTCCCCCGACACCTGGCGGCATCCGCGATGCACTCGAACGCCTCATCACCGACGACGACCACCGCGAGTCACTCGCGACCCAAAGCGGTAAGAAGATGGCAACGTACAACGAGGAGTGCGCCGCTGGTCACGTCGATGTCTGGGAACGAGTACTCGATACATAG
- a CDS encoding sulfatase yields the protein MRDIVLVTVDSLRADHVGWHGYDRNTTPNLDQRAASAQTFTSAFSHACSTRPSFPSIMTSSYALEYGGFERLSSKRTTIAELLEEAGYETAGFHSNLYLSADFGYDRGFNRFFDSKSDPGTLAKLRQEVKTHLDSDGHLYGFLQQAFNATEKRAGIELGSAYIDAEEITDRALSWASSTSSNPRFLWVHYMDVHHPYVPPAEHQRRFRDEPVNDRDAVQLRRKMLESPEKITDQEFNTLIDLYDSEISYVDAQVERLIETLQAEWDNNPVIAFTADHGEEFLDHGGFSHSATFYDEVIHVPLFVDTGEDETVENDNLVGLMDLAPTLADKADVDRPETYRGQPLSQVEDQWNRSEVIAEWADTDTDDRRFAVRTTNWKYIREENGAEQLYDLTADPEEMNDLATGNPNVLSDLRETLEDHLATLDESREDLGDVEMDEEVRQRLRDLGYQE from the coding sequence ATGCGCGATATCGTTTTAGTAACAGTTGACTCGTTACGCGCCGATCACGTCGGCTGGCACGGCTACGATCGGAATACAACGCCAAATCTTGACCAGCGCGCGGCATCAGCCCAGACGTTCACGTCCGCCTTTTCCCATGCATGTTCAACACGACCTTCGTTTCCGTCTATTATGACTTCGTCGTACGCTCTTGAGTACGGAGGATTCGAACGACTCTCCTCGAAACGAACCACAATTGCCGAACTTTTAGAAGAGGCCGGGTACGAGACTGCTGGCTTCCACTCGAACCTCTATCTCTCTGCTGATTTTGGCTACGATAGAGGATTCAATCGGTTCTTTGATTCGAAATCGGACCCAGGGACACTCGCTAAACTTCGACAGGAGGTCAAAACACACCTTGACTCCGATGGCCATCTCTACGGTTTTCTTCAGCAGGCGTTCAACGCAACGGAGAAACGAGCAGGTATTGAACTCGGTTCTGCCTACATCGACGCTGAGGAAATCACCGATCGTGCGCTCTCTTGGGCGTCTTCAACGAGTAGCAATCCCCGCTTCCTTTGGGTGCACTACATGGATGTCCACCATCCGTACGTCCCACCAGCGGAGCATCAGCGGCGATTCCGCGATGAACCGGTCAACGACCGTGACGCTGTTCAGCTTCGGAGGAAAATGTTGGAATCACCGGAGAAGATAACTGATCAGGAGTTTAACACGCTCATTGATCTTTATGACTCCGAAATATCCTATGTCGACGCACAGGTTGAACGCCTAATAGAAACACTTCAGGCAGAATGGGACAATAATCCCGTAATCGCATTCACCGCCGATCACGGAGAGGAGTTCCTCGATCACGGTGGGTTCAGTCACAGTGCTACCTTCTACGACGAAGTAATTCATGTGCCGCTGTTCGTTGACACTGGAGAAGATGAGACAGTAGAAAACGACAATCTCGTTGGCTTGATGGATCTAGCACCCACTCTCGCTGATAAAGCGGATGTCGATCGACCGGAGACCTATCGGGGTCAACCGCTGAGTCAGGTCGAGGACCAGTGGAACCGGTCAGAAGTCATCGCCGAATGGGCCGACACCGACACAGATGATCGTCGGTTTGCCGTTCGGACCACGAACTGGAAGTATATCCGCGAGGAAAACGGAGCTGAGCAACTTTACGACCTTACCGCTGATCCGGAGGAGATGAACGATCTTGCTACTGGGAATCCCAACGTATTATCGGACCTCCGCGAAACGCTTGAGGATCATCTGGCGACGTTAGACGAAAGCCGCGAGGACCTCGGTGATGTCGAGATGGACGAGGAGGTGCGCCAGCGACTTCGCGACCTCGGATATCAGGAGTAG
- a CDS encoding type IV pilin, producing the protein MHKRVRDLIQWTGVDRSVSPVIGVILVVALTLIIAAAIGASAFGLAGSLSESPPQATIDAEHEDRIINDGEGHSAEMTIVTLTHEGGDNIDKDNINVTINCEPAWATPDPPEEYYEWEAYDYNHIVNPWETTESDQISSGDQTVIAIKTNEIVESNNPTIDRTTFSFDDGGINLWEPIPTVTYDLNKVELESGDTVRMIWESGDTSTPLVEYEIK; encoded by the coding sequence ATGCATAAACGGGTGAGGGACCTTATTCAGTGGACAGGGGTTGACAGGTCAGTGTCTCCTGTAATTGGTGTCATTTTAGTTGTCGCACTAACACTAATTATCGCTGCAGCTATTGGTGCGAGTGCGTTTGGGCTGGCCGGTTCATTATCTGAGAGCCCACCACAAGCGACTATCGACGCCGAGCACGAAGATCGAATAATAAATGATGGCGAGGGACATTCGGCGGAGATGACCATTGTCACACTCACCCATGAGGGCGGTGATAATATTGATAAAGATAATATAAATGTGACAATCAACTGCGAGCCAGCATGGGCAACACCTGATCCCCCCGAAGAATACTACGAGTGGGAAGCATATGATTACAATCACATTGTTAATCCGTGGGAAACTACGGAATCAGATCAAATCTCCTCAGGTGATCAAACAGTTATCGCCATCAAGACTAACGAAATAGTGGAGAGTAATAACCCTACTATCGATAGAACGACTTTCAGTTTCGATGATGGCGGAATTAATCTTTGGGAGCCAATCCCGACAGTCACTTACGATCTAAATAAGGTTGAACTGGAGTCGGGCGATACTGTCCGCATGATCTGGGAGTCGGGCGATACGTCGACACCACTAGTTGAGTACGAGATAAAGTAG
- a CDS encoding glycosyltransferase, translated as MTQVNPKVRWFTPDKPDNISVGRERIASHLRQNEGFNVDVVGTTLTTVRTAIRERDRYDVILGTTRAGAIAGTLIGRVTGKPVIVDHVDPIRQFRENNPPFFSIPVRIAENISFALAELVLYVYEEEYDRVSRYASQHMKTELGVDYRRFASPNSEIIDSVQDQLSEYELRENVAIYVGGLEPIYHIRELLMTMSNLPDWSLIVLGEGSLREMLEEVDADQENIHYLGLVPHETIPGYLNVADVGVSLVDDPHTLKILEYGAAGLSVVQASGLAEERFRERVEYADPDPRSIAGAIERAGERESVEQLQLFISEFDWKRIAEDYADALKSIK; from the coding sequence GTGACTCAGGTGAACCCCAAAGTTCGGTGGTTTACTCCAGATAAACCGGACAACATCAGTGTTGGGAGAGAACGAATTGCCTCCCATCTCCGACAAAACGAGGGGTTCAACGTTGATGTTGTGGGAACTACACTCACAACTGTCCGAACAGCGATCAGAGAACGTGACCGATACGACGTGATCCTTGGAACCACTCGTGCAGGGGCGATCGCCGGGACACTGATCGGGCGCGTAACCGGAAAGCCCGTGATTGTTGACCACGTAGATCCCATCCGACAGTTTCGTGAAAACAACCCTCCGTTCTTTTCGATCCCAGTTCGAATAGCCGAAAATATCTCATTCGCGCTAGCCGAGTTGGTACTGTACGTGTACGAGGAAGAGTACGATCGGGTTTCTCGTTACGCTAGCCAGCATATGAAGACCGAACTCGGTGTTGATTATCGTCGGTTTGCTAGTCCCAATTCAGAGATCATTGATTCTGTTCAGGATCAGTTATCCGAATACGAGCTTCGCGAAAATGTAGCGATCTACGTCGGCGGGCTTGAACCCATATATCACATCAGAGAGTTACTGATGACGATGTCGAATCTTCCTGACTGGTCGTTGATTGTTCTCGGAGAGGGCAGTCTCAGAGAAATGCTTGAAGAGGTGGATGCCGACCAGGAGAACATTCACTATTTAGGACTCGTTCCACACGAGACCATCCCTGGGTATCTCAATGTGGCTGATGTCGGCGTTTCGTTGGTTGATGATCCTCATACACTCAAGATATTAGAGTACGGTGCTGCGGGACTATCGGTCGTTCAAGCTAGTGGACTAGCGGAAGAGAGATTCCGGGAACGGGTGGAATATGCCGATCCCGATCCAAGATCTATAGCGGGTGCCATCGAACGTGCTGGAGAGCGTGAAAGCGTTGAGCAACTCCAATTGTTCATCTCAGAATTTGATTGGAAACGGATAGCGGAGGATTATGCGGATGCGCTCAAAAGCATAAAATAG
- a CDS encoding ISH3-like element ISHla1 family transposase: MSKTKQADGEIHEDQLLNFLVNRLDEEVSLSLANNAEITAEDIYEVLVGACADGTSVSTLCASSQNSPAGNTVLYHLRTKFEPERLERVANTLLRKDLDELLPEQVEVCADLHLRPYYGDEDDTDGLYHSVAKRGTTAFHAYATLYARVKNKRYTLAVRRLKDGDTASSVLAEFFGVLDGLDAGVKAVYLDRGFYDSKCLTLLQAHNYAYVIPIIRWGEAIQQELSEGWSRVIQHDLTGKLDGHSWTVDFPVYIDCTYLNGKYDENGVARHGYAADAPFIDSPRDARYHYSKRFGIESSYRLFEQAIATTTTRDPTVRLLYVVVSLLLQNVWRYLHYEYVATPRRGGRRLWWWPYKEFVNMIRRAAWTALAVRRAVPANRPPDDRFHR; encoded by the coding sequence GTGTCTAAAACCAAACAAGCAGACGGTGAGATCCACGAGGACCAGCTTCTTAACTTTCTCGTCAACCGCCTTGACGAGGAAGTTTCGCTCTCGTTAGCCAATAACGCTGAAATCACTGCTGAAGACATCTATGAGGTCCTCGTCGGCGCTTGCGCCGACGGGACCTCTGTCTCTACGCTCTGTGCGTCGAGCCAGAACTCACCCGCTGGGAACACGGTCCTCTACCATCTTCGGACGAAGTTCGAGCCGGAACGGCTCGAACGAGTCGCTAACACGCTCCTGCGAAAGGATCTCGATGAATTGCTCCCCGAACAGGTGGAGGTCTGCGCAGACCTCCACCTGCGGCCCTACTACGGTGACGAAGACGACACAGACGGCCTCTATCACTCGGTAGCGAAGCGTGGAACCACTGCGTTCCACGCCTATGCCACACTCTACGCGCGTGTGAAGAACAAACGCTACACGCTGGCGGTACGCCGTCTCAAAGACGGCGATACCGCAAGTAGTGTCCTCGCTGAGTTCTTCGGTGTCCTCGACGGCCTTGACGCCGGGGTCAAGGCCGTCTACCTTGATCGCGGATTCTACGACAGTAAGTGTCTCACGCTGCTTCAGGCGCACAATTACGCGTACGTGATCCCGATCATCCGGTGGGGTGAGGCGATTCAGCAAGAGCTCTCGGAAGGATGGAGTCGCGTCATTCAGCATGATCTGACGGGGAAACTCGACGGTCACAGCTGGACCGTCGATTTTCCCGTCTACATCGACTGTACGTACCTAAATGGGAAGTATGACGAGAACGGTGTGGCGCGTCACGGCTACGCCGCTGACGCGCCGTTCATCGACTCACCACGGGACGCTCGATACCACTACTCGAAACGCTTCGGTATCGAGTCAAGCTATCGCTTGTTTGAGCAAGCGATAGCGACAACGACAACACGAGATCCAACGGTACGGCTGCTGTACGTGGTGGTGAGTCTCCTCTTACAGAACGTCTGGCGGTACCTTCACTACGAGTATGTGGCGACGCCCCGCCGAGGCGGGCGTCGCCTCTGGTGGTGGCCGTACAAGGAGTTCGTCAATATGATTCGACGAGCTGCGTGGACGGCCCTCGCGGTGCGTCGGGCCGTCCCCGCGAATCGGCCACCTGACGACCGATTCCACCGCTAA